The proteins below are encoded in one region of Pseudoduganella armeniaca:
- a CDS encoding phospholipase D-like domain-containing protein → MQGRRKGEPNSGGGIVKDSLKVAPANPKGELEALGIQAVVAMLMSYDAGNEAKDILVKGRDNDAQKAQAAVEEEKNMRAKVHGGKADDVDPGNYSEYNIVPRRYREIYIHSKLLLVDDVFTTLGSANLNARSMAGDSELNICTEEWSFTKSARRRVFGNLAGEDFDGANGTSRDMQNTVRHWLNRMDRNKKNRLAGRPPENDSFIHPFDDPRGEPTVRLA, encoded by the coding sequence GTGCAGGGGCGGCGCAAGGGTGAGCCCAACTCTGGCGGCGGCATCGTCAAGGACTCGCTGAAGGTTGCCCCGGCCAATCCGAAGGGAGAACTTGAAGCGCTCGGCATCCAGGCCGTAGTGGCGATGCTGATGTCCTATGATGCCGGCAACGAAGCGAAGGATATACTAGTCAAGGGTCGCGACAACGATGCTCAGAAGGCACAAGCGGCCGTCGAGGAAGAGAAGAACATGCGCGCGAAGGTTCACGGCGGCAAGGCTGACGACGTCGATCCAGGAAATTACAGCGAATACAATATCGTGCCGCGCCGCTATCGGGAGATTTATATTCACAGCAAACTGTTGTTGGTGGATGATGTGTTCACGACACTCGGCAGCGCGAATCTCAATGCGCGGAGCATGGCAGGCGATAGTGAGTTGAACATCTGCACCGAAGAATGGTCATTTACAAAATCTGCGCGCAGGAGAGTTTTTGGAAATCTCGCCGGAGAAGATTTCGATGGTGCCAATGGGACAAGCAGAGATATGCAGAACACGGTAAGGCATTGGTTGAATCGCATGGATCGAAACAAGAAAAATAGATTGGCGGGGCGCCCTCCTGAAAATGATAGCTTCATCCACCCTTTTGACGATCCCCGAGGAGAGCCAACAGTGAGGCTCGCATGA
- a CDS encoding SEL1-like repeat protein translates to MNLSIISGHFFNRIKCLIAITTVIGITVFASGCSMNDKSQDAALPRYTKLEAFNPHRAEFMCKHEADVTPAISEEAEALFQNALTLDNPDIWPAQRDYQKIAKLYEQAANLGHWKAQFNLAGLYLKGIGVPQDIEKAISLTEDLMRKGVPAAWDNMGSYYMGGVGSLEQDATVAYAFWQRAADLGSMAAQTYIGAKLLATSDQPPEAWANRRVGMKMLECAYAQGYARAGYELGLEYATVGQTDKSQKERAIQYFHQAVKLGSMEAANSLFSDFASGSSASASVITDVDLSRSERYAVFSDALRRNRDLRFPNLDKVLPLPPAKLPMWDGNKETLINAAKAVVPKPAAPAKPAAQEVPVRTGRAYIPEGWGLPDKPQTSVTAQYESTAAPVAGYWIARLMHPVTERQHAWNAAQLPLAYKEGELFDRTRPGLRDEDGRIQFHYLGQPVERAAPVALTEHPLVSRGVGRHADLPALPRDCKGHFPCPQAGIWRASVAQNHPSAALFNQWHRQAYVARGGHFPDPKAQHLAVNSHEVTWQWLGQANELRGDLEYVSLGGSDTPAVQS, encoded by the coding sequence ATGAACCTTTCAATCATATCAGGACATTTTTTTAATAGAATTAAATGTTTGATCGCGATAACTACGGTTATCGGCATAACTGTTTTCGCATCAGGGTGTTCAATGAACGATAAATCGCAGGACGCGGCGCTACCGCGCTATACGAAGCTCGAAGCATTCAATCCGCATCGTGCCGAATTCATGTGCAAGCATGAAGCAGATGTTACTCCTGCTATCTCAGAGGAAGCAGAAGCACTGTTTCAGAATGCTTTAACGCTCGACAATCCAGATATATGGCCTGCACAGCGTGACTATCAAAAGATTGCTAAGTTATATGAGCAGGCGGCCAATCTCGGGCATTGGAAAGCGCAATTCAATCTAGCCGGGCTTTACCTTAAAGGGATTGGGGTTCCACAAGATATCGAAAAAGCAATCAGTCTCACCGAGGATCTGATGCGAAAAGGCGTGCCTGCTGCCTGGGACAATATGGGTTCTTATTATATGGGCGGCGTAGGCTCACTGGAGCAGGACGCAACTGTGGCATACGCATTCTGGCAGAGAGCCGCCGACTTGGGCAGCATGGCCGCTCAAACCTACATCGGAGCGAAGCTTCTCGCGACAAGCGATCAGCCCCCAGAAGCTTGGGCAAATAGAAGGGTTGGCATGAAAATGCTGGAATGCGCTTACGCTCAAGGATACGCCAGGGCAGGGTATGAATTAGGGTTGGAATACGCGACCGTCGGCCAAACCGATAAATCGCAGAAGGAGCGTGCAATTCAATATTTTCATCAGGCAGTGAAACTTGGAAGTATGGAGGCCGCAAATAGCCTCTTCTCCGATTTTGCCAGCGGCTCATCCGCCTCAGCCAGCGTCATTACAGACGTAGACCTGTCCCGTTCCGAACGTTACGCCGTGTTCAGCGACGCGCTGCGTAGGAATCGTGACCTGCGCTTTCCCAACCTAGACAAGGTATTGCCACTGCCGCCAGCAAAGCTACCGATGTGGGACGGAAACAAGGAAACGCTCATCAATGCAGCCAAAGCTGTCGTACCAAAGCCAGCCGCACCGGCCAAGCCCGCTGCGCAAGAGGTGCCGGTGCGAACGGGTCGAGCTTACATTCCCGAGGGCTGGGGGCTTCCCGACAAGCCGCAGACCAGTGTAACGGCACAATACGAAAGCACTGCCGCGCCGGTAGCCGGCTACTGGATCGCGCGCCTGATGCACCCTGTGACCGAGCGCCAGCACGCATGGAACGCCGCGCAGTTGCCGCTCGCTTATAAAGAAGGCGAATTGTTCGATCGCACGCGCCCGGGCTTGCGCGATGAAGACGGCCGCATCCAGTTCCACTATCTCGGCCAGCCCGTCGAGCGGGCCGCGCCGGTCGCGCTGACCGAGCATCCGCTGGTCTCCCGGGGTGTCGGCCGCCATGCCGATTTACCTGCACTGCCGCGCGACTGCAAGGGCCACTTCCCTTGCCCTCAAGCCGGCATCTGGCGGGCCAGTGTGGCGCAGAACCATCCGTCCGCCGCCCTATTCAATCAATGGCATCGGCAGGCTTATGTGGCTCGGGGCGGGCATTTTCCAGATCCCAAGGCGCAGCATCTCGCTGTCAATTCACATGAGGTTACGTGGCAGTGGCTGGGCCAGGCCAACGAGTTGCGCGGCGACCTGGAATACGTGAGCCTGGGTGGCAGCGACACCCCGGCGGTGCAATCGTGA
- a CDS encoding DUF2345 domain-containing protein: MTQDHDLHDSLSQAAQQAQAHQSGDQDQVVQAVRDQIDAIKGRSGAPDKGRFPEFQAPHLTLASPAGIQSSTDGSTHLGSTQHNILTSGGHASISAGKSLLVSVKEAVRLFAYKAGMKLVAASADIDITALKDSVNILAKLNITHTANRISISAKEEVVINGAGSYTRWNASGIEQGTNGKWRSHAAQHVMVGPANGPVADVKPIDVALKETPPEHQVAFSVQHIPGPSPALFAGQPYTLLKDGAEIKKGLFDEYGRLTVDKAEKGATYQVRLHNGTLHDVPIAQEQLQSDPDQPEYNEQQLSNKGYRSDGVDADKRLSQRDRGTSQ; this comes from the coding sequence ATGACGCAGGACCATGACCTGCACGACAGCCTGTCGCAAGCAGCGCAACAGGCGCAGGCGCATCAAAGCGGCGATCAGGACCAAGTGGTCCAGGCGGTTCGCGACCAAATCGATGCGATCAAGGGGCGCAGCGGCGCGCCGGACAAAGGCCGCTTCCCCGAGTTTCAAGCACCTCATCTGACGCTTGCCAGCCCGGCTGGCATACAGTCCAGCACGGACGGCTCGACCCATCTGGGCAGCACCCAGCATAATATCCTGACCAGCGGCGGACACGCCAGTATCAGCGCCGGGAAGAGCCTGCTGGTCAGCGTCAAGGAGGCCGTGCGCCTGTTTGCGTACAAGGCAGGCATGAAGCTGGTGGCAGCCAGCGCCGATATCGACATCACGGCACTGAAAGACAGCGTCAACATCCTGGCCAAGCTCAATATCACCCACACTGCCAACCGCATCTCCATCAGCGCGAAGGAAGAAGTCGTCATCAACGGCGCAGGCAGTTATACGCGCTGGAATGCGTCGGGCATCGAGCAAGGGACGAATGGCAAATGGCGATCGCACGCAGCACAGCACGTCATGGTGGGACCGGCCAACGGTCCGGTTGCCGACGTGAAGCCGATCGACGTCGCCCTGAAAGAGACCCCGCCTGAACACCAAGTGGCGTTTTCGGTCCAGCACATTCCGGGACCATCGCCCGCACTGTTTGCTGGGCAACCCTATACGCTGCTGAAAGACGGCGCCGAAATCAAGAAGGGCTTGTTCGATGAATATGGTCGCCTGACGGTGGACAAGGCCGAGAAGGGAGCCACTTATCAGGTCCGCCTTCATAACGGCACGCTGCACGACGTACCGATCGCGCAAGAACAACTGCAATCCGATCCGGACCAACCCGAGTACAACGAACAGCAACTGTCGAACAAGGGCTATCGATCCGACGGCGTGGACGCCGACAAGCGGCTGTCGCAACGTGACCGCGGCACCTCTCAATAA
- a CDS encoding PAAR domain-containing protein, with translation MRNVIRLGDATSHGGKVVSVSARHITVEGIAVARVGDVCSCPIKGHDNCTIAEGDPHHVVDGILVAYAGCKTTCGAVLIASTGNLGAG, from the coding sequence ATGCGTAATGTGATCCGGCTGGGCGACGCCACGTCCCACGGCGGCAAGGTCGTCAGTGTCAGCGCGCGTCATATCACAGTAGAGGGCATCGCGGTGGCACGCGTCGGCGATGTCTGCAGCTGCCCCATCAAGGGACATGACAACTGCACCATCGCGGAGGGCGATCCGCATCATGTGGTCGACGGCATTCTCGTTGCCTATGCGGGGTGCAAGACCACCTGCGGCGCCGTGCTGATCGCGAGCACGGGAAACCTGGGAGCAGGCTGA